One part of the Lycium ferocissimum isolate CSIRO_LF1 chromosome 8, AGI_CSIRO_Lferr_CH_V1, whole genome shotgun sequence genome encodes these proteins:
- the LOC132067979 gene encoding aspartic proteinase nepenthesin-1 encodes MTSSNFAYCIPFLFLSSILFALQVNSTSRHVFNNHKGFKVSLKHIDSAGNFTKFERLQRAMERGKSRLQRLSLVANFATLSSKDDSNVKSTIHAGNGEFLMQISIGNPSDSYNAIMDTGSDLIWTQCKPCKECFDQSTPIFDPSKSSTFSKISCSNKLCEALPMSSCGDSNCEYMYTYGDYSSSEGYLASETFTFGEVSIQNVAFGCGNENEGSGFSQGAGLVGLGRGPLSLVSQLHMSKFSYCLTSINDDADSHSSTLLMGSVAHDDYSNIITTPLVKNPTQPSFYYLSLQGISVGDTQLSIKKSTFALNQDGSGGMIIDSGTTITYLEESAFSLLKKEFSSQINLPVDDSSSTGLDLCFKLPSDTNNIEVPKLIFHFEGADMDLPADNYMIADSSMGIACLAMGSSSGMSILGNVQQQNMMVIHDLDKETLSFVPTQCDKL; translated from the exons ATGACTTCATCAAACTTTGCCTATTGCATTCCATTTCTTTTCCTATCATCAATCTTGTTTGCTTTGCAAGTGAACTCAACATCTAGGCATGTTTTCAACAACCATAAGGGCTTCAAGGTGAGCTTAAAACATATTGATTCAgctgggaatttcacaaaattcGAGCGTTTACAACGCGCGATGGAACGAGGGAAATCGAGGCTTCAAAGGTTAAGCCTAGTGGCTAATTTTGCAACTTTATCatcaaaagatgactcaaatgTAAAGTCAACAATCCATGCAGGAAATGGTGAGTTTCTCATGCAAATATCAATTGGAAACCCAAGTGACTCTTATAATGCTATAATGGATACTGGAAGTGATCTGATTTGGACTCAATGTAAGCCTTGTAAAGAGTGTTTTGATCAATCCACACCAATTTTTGATCCATCAAAATCATCGacgttttccaaaatttcatgtTCTAATAAACTTTGTGAAGCATTGCCTATGTCATCTTGTGGGGATAGTAATTGTgaatatatgtacacatatgGTGATTATTCATCAAGTGAAGGGTATTTAGCTAGTGAAACATTCACTTTTGGTGAAGTTTCAATCCAAAATGTCGCATTTGGATGTGgaaatgagaatgaaggtaGTGGATTCAGTCAAGGTGCGGGCTTAGTGGGccttgggcgaggcccactatcGCTCGTCTCTCAACTCCACATGTCCAAATTTTCATACTGTCTGACCTCGATTAACGATGACGCTGACAGCCATAGCAGTACACTCCTGATGGGATCAGTagcacatgatgattattccaatATCATCACAACCCCATTAGTGAAAAATCCAACACAACCATCTTTTTACTATCTTTCCTTACAAGGAATATCTGTTGGGGATACTCAATTGTCCATCAAGAAATCCACATTTGCACTCAACCAAGATGGCAGTGGAGGAATGATAATTGACTCTGGGACAACCATAACATACTTGGAAGAAAGTGCATTTAGTCTTCTCAAGAAAGAGTTTTCTTCACAG ATAAACCTTCCGGTGGATGACTCAAGCTCAACTGGGCTAGATCTTTGCTTCAAATTGCCATCAGACACAAACAATATAGAAGTTCCAAaattgatattccattttgaaGGTGCAGACATGGATTTGCCTGCTGATAATTACATGATTGCTGATTCAAGTATGGGAATTGCTTGTTTGGCCATGGGAAGTTCAAGTGGAATGTCTATTTTGGGAAATGTCCAACAACAAAATATGATGGTGATTCATGATCTTGATAAGGAAACTTTATCATTTGTACCAACACAATGTGATAAACTGTAG